Proteins found in one Amycolatopsis umgeniensis genomic segment:
- a CDS encoding DNA cytosine methyltransferase — MELFSGFGGLTQGIKLAGFETIMAANHNEFKVEVHEANHPEAEHWIADLVDPESGDYHDARDLPAGDLLSAGVSCVNHSHANTMKAYGQGLTLFSMTDPEFEERVTRSERDRATANCVLHYAAVHHPRLILVECTTELTSWGPAIPGKQRVGDGSTYRWWLKQFDTLGYDHKIMYLNSMFFGVPQSRDRYYAAFWDKTLPAPDLEHRPESWCARCDTTVEAVWSWKTGVPPTGSVRYGKQYNYTCPRCRAEVFPPMTPSLAALDLSNLGTRIGDKPHKKQRDGSVGPLAAATMARAERCRQKFADFPAVLMPAKAIHGTEKHLGQPMATQTSQQETAILSTGAVIAAHRHNGDGQHITRPMDTMTSTHEKAMLLAVANFQGAPRGAGEPLPTQAGSETLGMVSAGVVPFRQNTIPTTHAEAMPTVTSDQIPGLLTAAGTIKNNGASEAGYRTHPVSNPLGTVVSSAASQALLFSGWYKQNGTESDATAPHPLTDPLGTLTSRDTTALLAAGWRAMLTDLSLEDCYFRMLSKHEIGRGCGFDVDFPGYQGTFVVWGTARAQTDGFGNAVSPAVGAWIGARLRAVLNVPEAIA; from the coding sequence AAGGTCGAGGTGCACGAGGCGAACCATCCGGAGGCCGAGCACTGGATCGCGGACCTGGTCGACCCCGAGTCGGGGGACTACCACGACGCCCGTGACCTGCCCGCCGGTGATCTCCTCTCGGCCGGGGTGAGCTGCGTCAACCACAGCCACGCGAACACGATGAAGGCGTATGGGCAGGGCCTGACGTTGTTCTCGATGACCGATCCGGAGTTCGAGGAGCGGGTGACCAGATCGGAGCGGGACCGGGCGACCGCGAACTGTGTGCTGCACTACGCCGCGGTGCACCACCCCCGGCTGATCCTGGTCGAGTGCACGACCGAGCTGACCTCGTGGGGACCGGCGATCCCCGGGAAGCAGAGGGTCGGCGACGGCTCCACGTACCGGTGGTGGCTCAAGCAGTTCGACACGCTCGGCTACGACCACAAGATCATGTACTTGAACAGCATGTTCTTCGGCGTGCCGCAGTCCCGCGACCGCTACTACGCCGCGTTCTGGGACAAGACCCTTCCCGCCCCGGACCTGGAGCACCGGCCGGAATCGTGGTGCGCGCGCTGCGACACGACCGTCGAAGCGGTGTGGTCCTGGAAAACCGGGGTCCCGCCCACCGGGTCCGTGCGCTACGGCAAGCAGTACAACTACACCTGCCCACGCTGCCGCGCCGAGGTGTTCCCGCCGATGACACCGTCACTGGCCGCGCTCGACCTGTCCAACCTCGGTACCCGCATCGGGGACAAGCCGCACAAGAAGCAGCGGGACGGCTCGGTCGGGCCGCTCGCCGCGGCGACCATGGCCCGCGCGGAACGCTGCCGCCAGAAGTTCGCCGACTTCCCCGCCGTCCTGATGCCCGCGAAAGCCATCCACGGCACGGAGAAGCACCTCGGCCAGCCGATGGCGACCCAGACCAGCCAGCAGGAGACCGCGATCCTGTCCACCGGCGCGGTGATCGCCGCGCACCGCCACAACGGCGACGGCCAGCACATCACCCGGCCGATGGACACCATGACCTCCACACACGAGAAAGCGATGCTGCTCGCGGTCGCCAACTTCCAAGGTGCGCCCCGTGGCGCGGGCGAGCCATTGCCGACCCAGGCGGGATCGGAGACGCTCGGCATGGTGTCGGCCGGGGTCGTGCCGTTCCGGCAGAACACGATCCCCACCACCCACGCCGAAGCCATGCCCACCGTCACCTCCGACCAGATCCCCGGCCTGCTCACCGCCGCCGGGACGATCAAGAACAACGGCGCCAGCGAGGCCGGATACCGCACACACCCGGTCAGCAACCCACTCGGCACCGTTGTCTCGTCGGCGGCCAGCCAGGCGCTGCTGTTCTCCGGCTGGTACAAGCAGAACGGCACCGAATCAGACGCCACCGCGCCGCACCCGCTGACCGACCCGCTCGGCACCCTCACCTCCCGCGACACCACCGCACTGCTGGCCGCCGGGTGGCGCGCCATGCTGACTGACCTCTCGCTTGAGGACTGCTATTTCCGGATGCTAAGCAAGCACGAGATCGGCCGCGGCTGTGGTTTCGATGTGGACTTCCCGGGCTACCAGGGAACGTTCGTCGTCTGGGGCACAGCCCGCGCCCAGACTGACGGGTTCGGCAACGCAGTCTCCCCGGCCGTCGGAGCGTGGATCGGCGCCCGGCTGCGAGCCGTTCTCAACGTCCCGGAAGCGATCGCCTGA
- a CDS encoding alginate lyase family protein, which produces MSLPKKLLALTTLVPLALGLLSAPAQAAPATFTHPGVLVSRPQLDFVRTKVQAGAQPWKQAYDAMMSSSYASLSRSPKPRAVVECGPYSKPNIGCTDERQDAIAAYSLSLAWYITRDAKYATKAIEIMDAWSAVLKDHTNSNAPLQSAWSASSWPRAAEIIKHTYTSWPNSGRFGTMLRTVYLPEVINGSHSNGNWELSMTEAAIGISVFLDDKASYDKAVAKFRTRVPAYLYLTSDGALPKTAPGSGLDTRDKIVKYWQGQTTFVNGLSQETCRDFTHTGYGLAAIANFAETTRIQGQDLYPEIADRLREGLGFHAKYQMGAAVPSWLCGGSLKLGLGPITEVGYNHLHTRLGNTMSNTEALTLRQRPAGTNSLFVSWQTLTHADNPQ; this is translated from the coding sequence ATGTCCCTACCGAAGAAACTGCTCGCCCTGACCACACTCGTCCCTTTGGCACTGGGCCTTCTCAGCGCCCCCGCCCAAGCGGCGCCCGCCACCTTCACCCACCCTGGCGTGCTGGTCAGCCGCCCGCAACTGGACTTCGTGCGCACCAAGGTCCAAGCCGGCGCACAACCGTGGAAACAAGCCTATGACGCGATGATGTCGAGCTCGTACGCCTCGCTGTCCCGTTCACCGAAACCGCGCGCCGTCGTCGAATGCGGGCCCTATTCGAAACCGAATATCGGCTGTACCGATGAACGGCAAGACGCGATCGCCGCCTATTCCCTTTCGCTCGCCTGGTACATCACGCGCGACGCGAAATACGCGACCAAGGCGATCGAGATCATGGACGCCTGGTCCGCGGTGTTGAAGGATCACACGAACAGCAACGCTCCCCTGCAATCGGCGTGGTCGGCCTCCTCATGGCCACGCGCGGCGGAGATCATCAAACACACCTACACCAGCTGGCCGAATTCCGGCCGCTTCGGCACCATGCTCCGGACCGTGTACCTGCCCGAGGTGATCAACGGCAGTCACAGCAACGGAAACTGGGAACTCAGCATGACCGAGGCCGCGATCGGCATCTCGGTGTTCCTCGACGACAAGGCGAGCTACGACAAGGCCGTCGCGAAGTTCCGCACCCGCGTTCCCGCCTACCTCTACCTGACCAGCGACGGCGCGCTCCCGAAGACCGCGCCCGGCAGCGGCCTGGACACCCGCGACAAGATCGTGAAGTACTGGCAAGGCCAGACGACGTTCGTCAACGGCCTCTCGCAGGAGACCTGCCGCGACTTCACCCACACCGGCTACGGCCTCGCCGCCATCGCGAACTTCGCCGAGACCACCCGCATCCAGGGCCAGGACCTCTACCCGGAGATCGCCGACCGCCTCCGCGAAGGCCTCGGCTTCCACGCGAAGTACCAAATGGGCGCCGCCGTCCCCTCGTGGCTCTGCGGCGGCAGCCTGAAGCTCGGCCTCGGCCCGATCACCGAAGTCGGCTACAACCACCTCCACACGCGCCTCGGGAACACCATGAGCAACACAGAGGCCCTCACCCTGCGCCAACGCCCGGCGGGCACCAACAGCCTGTTCGTCTCCTGGCAGACCCTCACGCACGCCGACAACCCACAGTGA
- a CDS encoding tyrosine-type recombinase/integrase: protein MTAKKTKQPPLGVELKEDIEELSGGRQPFRARVRWKDPATRKRPSLSKSHITYEAAVEWIADMRRAAAGGLDPAVADMSLAEYGDSNMKLALRGLEPKTLDPYLAGWRKRVVPTLGHIPVRMVTYGVVDRAVLGWISDGLGKSVIKNSISVLVRVMDQARRDDLIQRNPAQITGWQRQFHQAEDELDDPRALALPDWTTLSRLADALVEASHGQYIGWGEVVLFAGCTGARIGEISGCRVGDIDRKEWIWKLRRQTTPSPGGLMDKATKGKRARDVPVIEEIRELVERRIALTDGTKEARLFTGPKGGRITTAVLRDATSWDQVVTKLGFEHLRRHDLRHTAFTWFADAKVPIHHLQKIAGHGQISTTQRYLHPSRQTVTDAGALLSNYLQVQETEKSAVLARSKLEPSAELFDLASARPGERARAVARGHLRRTGQLPNVPELVELAKVSRGTAFTALREVRERPAM, encoded by the coding sequence ATGACTGCGAAGAAGACTAAACAGCCACCGCTCGGTGTCGAGCTGAAAGAAGACATCGAGGAACTCTCCGGTGGTCGACAGCCGTTCCGTGCTCGGGTTCGCTGGAAAGATCCAGCGACTCGTAAGCGTCCGTCACTGTCGAAATCGCACATCACGTACGAAGCTGCCGTCGAATGGATCGCGGACATGCGCCGCGCGGCGGCCGGAGGACTCGATCCTGCCGTGGCGGACATGAGCCTCGCTGAGTACGGCGACTCCAACATGAAGCTCGCCCTGCGAGGGCTGGAACCCAAGACGCTCGATCCCTACCTCGCGGGATGGCGCAAACGGGTGGTCCCCACCCTGGGGCACATTCCCGTACGCATGGTCACCTACGGCGTTGTCGATCGCGCCGTCCTGGGCTGGATCAGTGACGGGTTGGGGAAGTCCGTTATCAAGAACAGCATCTCGGTCCTGGTGCGCGTCATGGACCAAGCGCGACGGGACGACCTCATCCAGCGAAACCCTGCCCAGATCACCGGCTGGCAGCGTCAGTTCCATCAGGCCGAGGACGAACTCGACGACCCGCGCGCGCTCGCACTCCCGGACTGGACCACGCTCTCCCGACTTGCTGACGCGCTCGTCGAAGCATCCCATGGGCAGTACATCGGCTGGGGTGAGGTGGTCCTCTTCGCGGGGTGTACCGGAGCGCGAATCGGCGAGATCTCCGGTTGCCGGGTCGGCGACATTGACCGAAAGGAATGGATCTGGAAGCTGCGACGCCAGACCACGCCGAGCCCAGGCGGCCTGATGGATAAGGCCACAAAGGGTAAGCGTGCCCGGGATGTGCCCGTGATCGAGGAGATCCGCGAACTCGTCGAGCGCCGCATCGCATTGACCGACGGGACCAAGGAAGCGCGGCTGTTTACCGGGCCGAAAGGCGGGCGGATCACGACCGCGGTTCTCCGTGACGCCACCTCATGGGATCAGGTCGTGACCAAGCTCGGCTTCGAGCATCTACGGCGACACGATCTCCGGCATACGGCGTTCACGTGGTTCGCTGACGCCAAAGTTCCGATCCATCACCTCCAGAAGATCGCCGGTCATGGCCAGATCTCCACGACCCAGCGGTACCTGCATCCGAGCCGTCAGACCGTGACGGACGCCGGCGCTCTGCTGTCGAACTACCTCCAGGTCCAGGAAACGGAGAAGTCGGCGGTCCTCGCGAGGTCGAAGCTCGAGCCGTCCGCTGAGCTGTTCGATTTGGCATCGGCACGCCCGGGGGAGCGGGCCCGCGCCGTCGCCAGGGGGCACCTCCGGCGGACTGGTCAGCTTCCGAACGTGCCTGAACTTGTCGAGCTGGCGAAGGTCTCGCGCGGCACTGCCTTTACTGCACTGAGGGAAGTTCGCGAGCGACCTGCGATGTGA
- a CDS encoding DUF4145 domain-containing protein, producing the protein MVFPLARAGAPAHADMPPEVRDLYEEAAAVTPISRRAGAALARATVERLIKHLDAGAPANARLDDRIALLHGRISTPLQQLLDIVRVLGNDMLHVDEQPGDLAVIALDEDQGPGVIELVLRAANDLVDELVTRPRTTSSLWAHLSPGTQQNIRAKQTRLGVEVPAPTDESTPVPPSPSAN; encoded by the coding sequence ATGGTCTTCCCGCTCGCGCGGGCCGGGGCGCCAGCCCACGCGGACATGCCTCCCGAGGTACGGGACCTGTACGAGGAGGCCGCGGCAGTCACACCCATATCCCGACGTGCAGGCGCAGCATTGGCGCGTGCGACCGTCGAACGTCTGATCAAGCATCTCGACGCCGGGGCGCCGGCCAACGCACGGTTGGATGACCGGATAGCGCTACTGCACGGACGCATCAGCACACCACTCCAGCAGCTTCTCGATATCGTCCGCGTCCTCGGCAACGACATGCTCCACGTCGATGAGCAGCCCGGCGACCTGGCTGTCATCGCCCTTGACGAAGACCAGGGCCCCGGGGTCATTGAGCTCGTACTCCGCGCCGCGAACGATCTCGTTGACGAGCTGGTCACCCGCCCCAGAACCACCAGTTCACTCTGGGCCCATCTGTCCCCCGGCACCCAACAGAACATTCGAGCCAAGCAGACCAGGCTTGGGGTGGAGGTCCCCGCGCCGACAGACGAGTCAACGCCAGTGCCACCCTCACCTTCCGCAAACTAA
- a CDS encoding beta-propeller fold lactonase family protein, with amino-acid sequence MTPANDDRTLLIVGSYTAASNGNGEGIGTFWREGRTGELTPAGSLELDSPSWLTPHPTLPVLYAVNETAEGAITAVAVAENGTLEVLNSLPTGGADPCHLAITPDGRYLLCANYSGGSLAAFALGPDGVPTVRTALVQHEGSGPDKERQEAAHVHMAVVDETGTLVSAVDLGTDEIRSYRLGEEGELIPLSVSTLPAGTGPRQLVRRPGTNHAYVVGELAASLVTVHEEPPGTFAVENSTPTTLTPGGENLPAQLTLHRERLFLSNRGPEKITEFAFDGVLPKAIADHRTGEWPRHFSVVGEHCYVASQSDDVIQAYELATWRLIGSYPIGSPAFVAPWRQ; translated from the coding sequence GTGACTCCTGCGAACGACGACCGGACTCTGCTCATCGTCGGCTCCTACACCGCCGCGAGCAACGGTAACGGTGAAGGCATCGGCACCTTCTGGCGTGAGGGGCGGACCGGGGAACTGACCCCGGCGGGCTCGCTCGAGCTGGACTCGCCGAGCTGGCTGACCCCGCATCCCACGTTGCCGGTGCTCTACGCCGTCAACGAGACGGCCGAAGGCGCCATCACCGCCGTGGCCGTCGCCGAGAACGGCACGCTGGAGGTGCTGAACTCGCTCCCGACCGGCGGGGCGGATCCGTGCCATCTGGCGATCACTCCCGATGGCCGGTACCTGTTGTGCGCGAACTACAGCGGCGGGAGCCTCGCCGCGTTCGCGCTGGGCCCGGACGGGGTGCCGACCGTGCGCACGGCACTGGTCCAGCACGAGGGCAGCGGGCCCGACAAGGAGCGGCAGGAAGCGGCACACGTGCACATGGCCGTTGTCGACGAGACCGGAACGCTGGTCAGCGCGGTGGACCTGGGCACCGACGAGATCCGCAGCTACCGGCTCGGTGAGGAAGGCGAGCTGATCCCGCTTTCGGTGTCGACGCTGCCGGCCGGGACAGGCCCTCGGCAACTGGTCCGGCGCCCGGGTACGAACCACGCCTACGTCGTCGGGGAACTGGCCGCCTCGCTGGTGACGGTGCACGAAGAGCCGCCGGGCACGTTCGCCGTCGAGAACTCCACTCCCACGACGCTCACCCCTGGCGGGGAGAACCTCCCAGCGCAGCTCACCCTGCACAGGGAGCGGCTGTTCCTGTCGAACCGGGGCCCCGAAAAGATCACGGAATTCGCTTTCGACGGCGTCCTCCCGAAGGCGATCGCCGATCATCGGACCGGCGAATGGCCACGGCATTTCTCCGTCGTCGGCGAGCATTGTTATGTCGCCTCACAGAGCGATGACGTGATCCAAGCCTACGAACTCGCGACCTGGCGGCTGATCGGCAGCTATCCGATCGGGAGTCCGGCCTTCGTCGCCCCTTGGCGGCAGTGA
- a CDS encoding SDR family NAD(P)-dependent oxidoreductase, protein MTTSCAIVSGAASGIGAATVARLTATGHTVVGVDPGERPGSGHSIVGDVSEEDTWQRAVDLAGQLCGGVDVLVSNAFTAVTAPLHELGRKDWDRQLDVNLAGAYLGAKACLPSLRERRGSIVLVSSVHALIGLPGRPAYAASKGALVALGRQLAVEYAPDVRVNSVLPGPILTPVWDRVSEEDHARTVRATPAGRLGDPAEVAEVIAFLASPAASFVTGTQVVVDGGWSATKDSI, encoded by the coding sequence TTGACCACATCCTGTGCGATCGTTTCGGGTGCGGCGTCCGGTATCGGCGCGGCGACCGTGGCCCGCCTGACGGCGACCGGCCACACCGTCGTCGGCGTCGACCCCGGCGAGCGACCCGGGTCTGGACACAGCATCGTCGGCGATGTGTCCGAGGAAGACACTTGGCAGCGCGCGGTGGATCTCGCCGGGCAGCTCTGTGGCGGGGTCGATGTCCTGGTCAGCAACGCGTTCACCGCCGTGACGGCGCCGCTGCACGAGCTCGGACGGAAGGACTGGGACCGTCAGCTGGACGTCAATCTCGCGGGCGCCTACCTCGGTGCCAAGGCCTGTCTGCCGTCTTTGCGGGAACGCAGGGGATCGATCGTGCTGGTCTCCTCGGTGCACGCCCTGATCGGCTTGCCAGGGAGGCCCGCCTACGCGGCGAGCAAGGGAGCTTTGGTCGCGCTCGGCCGTCAGCTTGCCGTGGAGTACGCGCCCGACGTCCGCGTGAACTCGGTGCTCCCCGGTCCGATCCTCACCCCGGTGTGGGATCGCGTGTCCGAGGAAGATCACGCCCGCACCGTTCGCGCCACCCCCGCGGGGCGGCTCGGGGACCCGGCCGAGGTCGCCGAGGTGATCGCCTTCCTGGCCTCGCCCGCGGCCTCCTTCGTCACCGGGACGCAGGTGGTGGTGGACGGCGGCTGGTCCGCCACCAAGGACTCGATCTAG
- a CDS encoding glycosyl hydrolase family 18 protein, whose protein sequence is MTLLAAGLLVAAGSPALAAAGRLRAAFTLTGTTGEYTVTNPSSETVADWSITFTVPAGVTATSGSNATVSQAGNQVTLVPAYYIKSLAPGRSTYPYSPSFRLSSAVNPTTCRIDDANCDGSGDLPPSTPANLRLVAKTTTTAALAWNAAAPGSLPVTGYDVYQGTTLAASVTGTEARITGLTPNTAYRFTVVAKDRKDAKSPPTPALAVTTNNPGDDTQAPTAPSNLRSTAVTSSTVALAWNASTDNTGVVSYDVYRGADLATTVTGTTATVSGLSPSTSYSFTVKARDGYDNVSAASAAVSARTGDIVNGYARVGYFVQWGIYGRQFFVKNLVTNGSASKLTHLLYAFGNIDPVNHTCLSGVTKGTTSNPQDPNQGDGAGDAEADYSRPMSAAQSVDGVGDTGWETLRGNFNQLKKLKVKNPNLKVLISLGGWTYSKYFSDVAATPASRQKFVASCIDTYLKGNVKAYGGAGGPGTAAGIFDGIDIDWEWPGSPDGHPGNHWSANDKTNLTALLAEFRTQMDAYGATTGKRYELQAFTPADPAKVSGGWEIPKIFDYLDVANVQGYDFHGSGSDNSWEPNRTGHQGNLYADADDPYNFKFSVESAINAYTNAGANPRKLTLGLAFYGRGWQGVAEGGKKGEWQSATGAAPGQFAEEAGTRGYANLLASVPNCTVQHDTAAVATACYTGNGGQWWTFDDAWSIQQKVAWLKTRGLLGVMAWEMSGDTGSLMTTVDNSLK, encoded by the coding sequence GTGACACTCCTCGCCGCCGGGCTCCTCGTGGCCGCGGGCTCTCCGGCGTTGGCAGCGGCGGGCCGCCTCCGCGCCGCCTTCACCCTGACCGGGACCACCGGTGAGTACACCGTCACGAACCCCAGCAGCGAAACCGTCGCCGACTGGTCCATCACCTTCACCGTCCCCGCGGGCGTGACCGCCACGAGCGGTTCCAACGCCACGGTTTCCCAGGCGGGCAACCAAGTCACCCTCGTCCCGGCGTATTACATCAAATCCCTCGCGCCGGGCCGTTCGACCTACCCGTACAGCCCGTCGTTCCGGCTCAGTTCCGCGGTCAACCCGACCACGTGCCGGATCGACGACGCCAACTGTGACGGATCGGGCGACCTCCCGCCGTCGACCCCGGCCAACCTGCGCCTCGTGGCCAAGACGACCACGACCGCCGCGCTGGCCTGGAACGCGGCGGCACCGGGTTCCCTGCCCGTCACCGGTTACGACGTCTACCAGGGCACCACCCTGGCGGCCTCGGTCACCGGCACCGAAGCACGGATCACCGGGCTGACGCCGAACACGGCCTACCGCTTCACCGTCGTCGCCAAGGACCGGAAGGACGCCAAGTCCCCGCCCACCCCGGCGTTGGCGGTCACCACCAACAACCCGGGCGACGACACCCAGGCGCCGACAGCGCCGTCGAACCTCCGCTCGACAGCGGTCACGTCGAGCACCGTCGCCCTGGCGTGGAACGCGTCCACCGACAACACCGGCGTCGTCTCCTACGACGTCTACCGCGGCGCGGACCTCGCCACCACGGTGACCGGGACGACCGCGACGGTGAGCGGGCTTTCACCGTCCACTTCGTACTCTTTCACGGTCAAAGCCCGTGATGGATACGACAATGTCTCCGCGGCGAGCGCCGCCGTCAGCGCTCGCACCGGCGACATCGTGAACGGGTACGCCCGGGTCGGCTACTTCGTCCAGTGGGGCATCTACGGCCGCCAGTTCTTCGTCAAGAACCTGGTGACCAACGGATCCGCGAGCAAGCTGACGCATCTGCTGTACGCCTTCGGGAACATCGACCCGGTCAACCACACCTGCCTTTCGGGTGTCACCAAGGGAACGACGTCGAATCCCCAGGACCCGAACCAGGGCGACGGCGCGGGCGACGCGGAAGCCGACTACTCGCGCCCGATGTCCGCGGCCCAATCCGTCGACGGTGTCGGCGACACCGGCTGGGAAACGTTGCGCGGCAACTTCAACCAGCTGAAGAAGCTCAAGGTCAAGAACCCGAACCTGAAGGTTCTCATCTCCTTGGGCGGCTGGACCTACTCGAAGTACTTCTCCGACGTCGCGGCCACGCCCGCGTCCCGGCAGAAGTTCGTCGCGTCGTGCATCGACACGTACCTGAAGGGGAACGTCAAGGCGTACGGCGGGGCCGGCGGACCGGGAACGGCCGCGGGCATCTTCGACGGCATCGACATCGACTGGGAGTGGCCGGGAAGTCCGGACGGGCACCCCGGGAACCACTGGAGCGCCAACGACAAGACGAACCTGACCGCCCTGCTGGCCGAGTTCCGCACGCAGATGGACGCCTACGGCGCGACCACCGGCAAGCGGTACGAACTGCAGGCGTTCACCCCCGCCGACCCGGCGAAGGTGAGCGGTGGCTGGGAAATCCCGAAGATCTTCGACTACCTCGACGTCGCCAACGTGCAGGGTTACGACTTCCACGGCTCGGGCAGCGACAACTCGTGGGAGCCGAACCGTACCGGCCACCAGGGGAACCTCTACGCCGACGCGGACGATCCGTACAACTTCAAGTTCAGCGTGGAGTCGGCGATCAACGCCTATACCAACGCCGGGGCCAATCCACGGAAGCTGACCCTCGGGCTCGCCTTCTACGGGCGAGGATGGCAAGGGGTAGCGGAAGGCGGCAAGAAGGGCGAATGGCAGAGCGCCACCGGCGCCGCGCCAGGCCAGTTCGCCGAGGAAGCAGGTACTCGTGGCTACGCGAATCTCTTGGCCAGTGTCCCGAACTGCACCGTCCAGCACGACACCGCGGCCGTGGCCACGGCGTGCTACACGGGCAACGGCGGGCAATGGTGGACCTTCGACGACGCCTGGTCCATCCAGCAGAAGGTCGCCTGGCTCAAGACCCGAGGACTGCTCGGAGTCATGGCATGGGAGATGTCGGGTGACACCGGATCCCTCATGACCACAGTGGACAACTCGCTGAAGTAA
- a CDS encoding CU044_5270 family protein, which yields MDELQLIAERTAAVPLAESGALDAARARLMTEIAAAGTENVVPLRNRRRWVWTGVGAAGIAAAVTAVVALAPAGLEPPAAAADPVAVLRSAAAAALKATDTPPKPDQFIYTKTKQPGGERESWHSADGTHDGLIKLAGGGNFPLPGCRDGRAQVYKGEEPLKGVTEPCTPRPSYRVDLPTDADAMFAYLTADRSGEKGDYNAMGKDIVALANETYLPPAVRAALYRAAAKVPGLRAVDHVKDAAGRPGVGITWPLGPEDDPKVAKPVVIVFAADTFLYLGESGTAVTASGVVDAVGQRP from the coding sequence ATGGATGAGCTTCAGCTGATCGCCGAGCGGACCGCAGCGGTGCCCCTCGCGGAATCCGGCGCGCTCGACGCGGCGCGTGCGCGATTGATGACCGAGATCGCCGCCGCGGGAACGGAAAACGTGGTGCCGCTGAGGAACCGACGGCGCTGGGTCTGGACCGGGGTGGGTGCGGCGGGCATCGCGGCGGCCGTCACCGCCGTCGTGGCGCTCGCCCCGGCGGGCCTGGAACCGCCGGCGGCGGCCGCGGATCCCGTGGCCGTTCTGCGCAGCGCCGCAGCGGCCGCGCTGAAAGCGACGGACACCCCACCGAAACCGGACCAGTTCATCTACACCAAGACCAAGCAGCCCGGCGGCGAGCGCGAATCGTGGCATTCGGCGGACGGCACCCACGACGGGTTGATCAAGCTGGCGGGTGGCGGGAACTTCCCGCTTCCAGGTTGCCGAGACGGGCGGGCGCAGGTGTACAAGGGCGAAGAGCCGCTGAAGGGCGTCACGGAGCCATGCACGCCGAGGCCCTCCTACCGGGTGGATCTCCCCACCGACGCGGACGCGATGTTCGCCTACCTCACCGCCGACCGCAGTGGTGAAAAGGGCGACTACAACGCGATGGGCAAGGACATCGTCGCGCTGGCCAACGAGACTTACCTTCCGCCCGCCGTCCGGGCGGCCCTGTACCGCGCGGCGGCCAAGGTGCCCGGCCTGCGCGCCGTCGACCACGTCAAGGACGCGGCCGGCAGGCCCGGTGTGGGCATCACCTGGCCGCTCGGGCCGGAGGATGACCCCAAGGTGGCGAAACCGGTCGTGATCGTCTTCGCCGCGGACACGTTCCTGTACCTGGGCGAGAGCGGGACGGCGGTGACCGCGTCCGGCGTGGTGGACGCGGTCGGTCAGCGGCCGTAG
- a CDS encoding RNA polymerase sigma factor, which yields MSSSEADPGDLEDAELIARSVTRPDWFSAIFDRHAAHIHRYLVRRLGPAAAEDALGETFLVAFRKREGYDTSRREARPWLYGIATNLVAQRRRDEARELKLREALGPPPDEEGHAQRVADQVTAEAMGKSLDSALAELADGDRDTLTLFAGEGLSYEEVAAALDIPLGTVRSRLNRARRKVREALGRSDTTTGKEIVNHG from the coding sequence ATGAGCTCATCCGAGGCGGATCCGGGAGATCTGGAAGACGCGGAGCTGATCGCGAGATCGGTGACCAGGCCGGACTGGTTCTCCGCGATCTTCGACCGGCACGCCGCGCATATCCACCGCTACCTGGTCAGACGCCTCGGCCCGGCCGCGGCCGAGGACGCGCTGGGGGAGACGTTCCTGGTGGCGTTCCGCAAACGCGAGGGGTACGACACCTCGCGCCGCGAGGCGCGGCCGTGGCTCTACGGCATCGCGACCAACCTCGTGGCGCAGCGGCGCCGCGACGAGGCCAGAGAGCTGAAACTACGCGAGGCCCTCGGCCCGCCGCCCGACGAAGAAGGACACGCGCAACGCGTCGCCGATCAGGTCACCGCCGAGGCGATGGGGAAGTCGCTGGACTCCGCGCTGGCGGAGCTGGCCGACGGCGACCGCGACACGCTCACGCTGTTCGCGGGGGAAGGCTTGAGCTACGAGGAAGTGGCCGCGGCGCTGGACATCCCGCTCGGCACCGTCCGCTCGCGGCTCAATCGTGCCCGCCGGAAGGTGCGCGAGGCGCTGGGGCGTTCGGACACCACGACTGGGAAGGAAATCGTCAACCATGGATGA